Within the Mixophyes fleayi isolate aMixFle1 chromosome 5, aMixFle1.hap1, whole genome shotgun sequence genome, the region TTGAttgcagagaaaaatcccccagcaacactGCACTGGGACAGTAAAAGATCTGCCTTTTCTACTTGTGTATAtacaaatgcagaaatctcagttacacacatttgcaaatgcatgaaaagccacccaccacttcaTGGTGCTTCTGCTAAGAggttggtcctaactctaaacattgAGAATTCCAATATACTGTCATGcagtcatgtgtttttaaattgagagttaaCTTGCCAAGATATACCCCAggagcctccaaacagcaatagagcaccagcactccccatcagctactgataccaatactcctctcaaacaacaatacagaaattgAAGTTGCTCAGTCAGTTTATAGGTTCACATCAGGTGATTGAAAGGGCTGGGTTATCCAAAAAGGAAATACAGAGCACACTGCTGTGAGCTTCCTTTCTACTTCTACATACAAacgcagaattctcagttacacacatttgcaaatgtatgataagccactcgacaaatgtgtgtaactgagaattctgcatttgtaGAGCTCAGTAAACATTTCCATTTAAGTGTAAGGTATGAACAAGAGGAGTATGTGAGAAAATGAGGCTAATATTTTCTTATTCGCCCtgcatatttcatatatataatttGGTTTGTGTCATGATCAGAGTTCTGTTCTATACTGAGATGTGACTTGTGTGCTCTATAAGAAATTAAAGAGTAATTTATCAATCACGTTTTACAATTTAACAGCTGTAGTGGATATTCAGATGGAACATGCACTTTTTGTTCATGCTTCATATACACATAAAGTATAATTTCTGGGTTTAGTTTCCTTTTAATTGGATAACCTTTGCTGCATAAACCGTTATTTTGTTCCTgatgcacatacacacattttatcAAGAGACTGCGTTCAATTATTTGCTTCCAATTTCTGTTATTGTATCCTTTTATATTAAACAAACAGTCTTCCttctgttttagaaaaaaaaactgctCTCCGATGACCTCCTACAAACGGTGTCTTCTCTCCCAGATAAACAGTAAGTGTGCCTACTCTTACATCCACTTCCACACTCCTTTACCAAAGCGTCCCAACGCGATCAAAGCAGATTAGGAATTTTTTGGGCGTGACAATGTGGACTAGAATGCGGCAGATTTAATGTCTTGCATTGGGTGCCTGTCTTAAACTGAATTTTTACAGAGGAAAATCCCTTTAAACTAAATGACTACTTTAACTGATAGAACTTTGATGGACGGCACTCCCCTGGGACCCCACCAGTCTCTGTATTTAGCTGAGTTGCAGCAGTTACTTATAGTCGGGCCTCTGCTGTTTACCTTTGGCTGCGCTCGGCTCTCTGTACAGAGAAGATCCAGCACCCCAGGTCAGGAGCTACCGTGACAAATCTGTGAAAAGTGGAAAATCCCTTTAAAGGATAATACcagtcttaatttttttttccaacaaacTTTCCCCAACTAGAagattttgatttaaaaaatatccCTTTTTTGTGAATAACCGCTTCTTGCGGGCAAAAAAACCAGTGTATAATTTCATGTCCACCTACATTTCCATTATAACTTGTTAGTTGCTATTCTGTTTAACTCTATGAATTATCTTTCCTTATATCTTCATACATCAAGCAATATGACGGTTCCCAGTTGATCTGggcaaatatattgttttactgtgtgtTGTTTAAAACAGTGCTCTAGCTGTCTTTATTTTGagataaatatttacattatattggATTTAGtacataatgattttttttatatcagttcACTTTTcatgcaattgtttttttaatcttttcttatttttctaatGGAGTTTAACTCATGAAAGCTGTATATTATTTTCTTGCACTCTGCTTGTATTTTCTATGCACCGTACAGTAGCAATTAAGCTTTCATGACCAATAGGTGCACTCTACAATCTGAAAGTAATGGTTTGTACTACTACAGCACGAAATGCAAGCTAGAAGCTTTCAGATGTAAGAAAATGCTGATTTGCACTATGGTTACGTTACAATGTGGTGCAATCAAACCATTTTACTAGGAGTACAAGTGTAAACCTAGTAAGGCATTCAAATTACTGTACAATTATAGTTTCTCCTGGAGATCAAGAAAGACAGTGATTTGTAGTTTTGTGTAAATGTTTATGAAGATATTTTTTCCCCCTGTTTGTTGCTGTGACCCTTATTTTACAAGCCGTGTATTGGTTTTTTTGTGTGCAGGGAACAACCATCTGAACTTCATGATGAAACAAGTAAAGGTACCAGTATTTCATATTTAGCCATTTTCTGTTCTAACACAAGGTACAGTTGATGTTTTAATCCTctatactaaaaaataaaatagcttgTGGAGcaattacaccctacacttatctGGCTTTATGCATCTCTCTActttccaaagtaaaaaaaaaaacatgaaagaacTTCAAACGATAGTCAGCCTATTTATGAGGCTGTGAAGCATTTTCAACTCGGTATCGTAAACATGATGTATATTTAATCTGGGTGTCAACCACAACATTCATTGGACTTTTTATCGTCTATAGGCAATCTATACTCTATGGATGTTCCTTTCAGTTGATaattattggttaatattgtgcTACATTACACCATGTATATGTTATTATCTAACTTTGCATTAGTAATTCTTTATATATTTAGTATTTATATACATCACTATTTGTTGTGAGTTTTTACTTTCctcttgacttttttttttaatcttgctTTTTCTCTTAAgtttacatgtttgttttttttaccctattgCTTTCATAATTTTTCCTTTCATTTTTATAGCCTCAAATAGGCATCACaacatgtatatttattattaagcaATAATATACTTACTTTAACAGGTGGTGGGGATGAGGAGAGTGGTGTCAAGAACAAGCGTACAGAAAAGTTACTGCCTAGAAAAAGGTACTAGTATGAGCTGGTAAAGTTAGTTGTGGTATTTAGATGGGAACATAATGAGGGTAAATAACTGTTACTGACATAATCTGATTTTGCAGACACATTTGGTATAATTGACACTACCTGCACAGAAATGATATGTAACATTCATTCTTTGATCATTTCAAGTCTTCATAACCGCAAACTGTAATTGGTGGAATAGATCTTATTTAGGGTTTGTTCTCATGGACATTTTATGCGTTGTGAACTGTCTTTAGCTGCATTGTATGCTACAAATGAGCCTATGAGCAGCCTGGTTTCAAATTGTGCTTGTGCACAGGTAAGCCTGCTTTGGCGTGCAATATTTCCCATGTATACAAGCCTGTTATGGTGCATTGTCACAATTTATTGGCCAGATATTGGAGGGGTTTCCAATACAGTTAGTCCTTTCCTTTGCGACATGCCAAATGTAATTCCGTAGTTCTTTTTTATCATTTGTAAAGATGCCCACCCACCCACTGTTAGAGTATACTGGCAATGCATCTATATTGCACATACAATCCAGAACTGGTGGTGCTGTCACTCTAGAAGACTTGGCATTTTAGAAATGGTTAGTGTTTATCAGATCATAAGATGCACATTTTGTGCTTCCCATACCTTCCTGCTTTCCACTGTCTTGTAGAAATAACATCTCCGTTGCTCAGTAACTAGATGCCACACCTCCGATCCCTTCCTGATTGTCTCATTACCTTGAGCTTAAATTGTTCTACACTTCTAATACATGCAGCAGCATGCATTCAGGAGCAGCAGCCATGTGCGTACAGTCGAATCCCTGGATGAGATGCATCTTTTTGAATAtcgaataaatatataatgttcgTGTGAAATGTTCTGTAACTTGATGTTAGTTGGCATTACATGCATCTTAAAAGTGAGGCGTTTTTCTTTGGCGCGCTCACCAGCTTAGTTCAAATGTTAATGTGCTGATGGCCTTCTGATTGTTTTGTCAGactggaaaaaaaatacaaagtgcTATACCTGAAAGATTGCGATACAATAGATTTACAACAGAGGAAAGCCAAAGCGTTCATCAAGAAAAAGTTGTATGGAGAGAGCATAAAAAGAACAACAGGTGAATATTGTTCAGTCCCATGTATTCCTTTTTATATACTCAATTTGGCAGGATCCTTGAAACGAAAGGCGGGAGTCATTAAAGCAGTGCTTAACAGAGGATATTTTGCCATTTGCATCAGTTCTTGTCCCAATCTATATTCACTaccgcacagacagacagacacacacagacaggttaACTAGCTTCTATCAGAAAAaaacctatcagtatgtctttgaagcgtggaggaaaccagaggaaactcacacaaacacaaggagaacatgcaaacgcCACACATATGgcgtgaggcagcaatgctgaccTCTGTGCAACGGTACTACAATTGAATCATTCATACCTTTGTTTTATTCAGTGGTAGAGAAGCCAGTGATTCATTTTTAGGAGGAATTGCCCCCAGCTTCTTTGATCTTGATGTGCTAGACGTGGCAAACAGTACATGGGATAAAGATTTGGGAAAGTGCAATCtgatttatttattgtgaatTTCACTAGGACGAGTGGGTGGGTATTGCACAATCTGTAGCCATTCAGATCATTGGAATGTacacagcagcacagagaatTTTAGGAGACACGTGCTGATCTCTCGTGACAGAGAGTGCTCTTCTGTATGGAAAATAATACGTTCATGCAACTGttttttgattattttgtttttttgcagccAATGAATTTCTTTCTGTTTCAAGAAAAAAAGGTTCAAATAAACAGCCAGCAGCTCAATTTACTGACAACACTTGGGGTATGTATTATATTCATTAATTTACTGCATTGTtaagtgtattatttttaaagaCTTTTAGATGCTAGCTACTTTGTATTTAGAAAGACAGTCATACTTCACAGTGAAAACCAAACCCACATCACATACACAATCATGTATGCCAAAACCCACATCATTTGGTTGCCCTACCGACTGATACTATTGGTACTGGCACCACACAATCATGTATGCAAACACCATTTCCCCCCTGAATAAAAATTTGGATGTTTGATAAAAAGCAATATGAGCACAAGGAAGAGTCTAATTGATCGGTGTGTCGAAAACCCCA harbors:
- the NOL7 gene encoding U3 small nucleolar RNA-associated protein NOL7 yields the protein MTPEHELESEEDEAPEEVTFQSARVSADESARMKREAASRDKALLKEKRKRKIELFKDQKKKKLLSDDLLQTVSSLPDKQEQPSELHDETSKGGGDEESGVKNKRTEKLLPRKRLEKKYKVLYLKDCDTIDLQQRKAKAFIKKKLYGESIKRTTANEFLSVSRKKGSNKQPAAQFTDNTWGDEEKKKAEKFKLLWASKKKL